The Candidatus Brocadiaceae bacterium genome contains the following window.
CATGCTTTTGCAATGTTATCACCTTGGCTATGAGGTCGGCAGGTATATTAGTTTTGAGCGCATTATAGAAGAAAATAAGCATCGTTATTATGAAACCCTTGAGCAAAGTTCCAAGGGTTGGCATGAGAGTAAACATAATCCATGGCCATATCTGAATTTTGTACTATCCATTCTTAAAACGGCATATAAAGAGTTTGAAGAGAGAGCTGGTTTAATAGAAAGCCCGCGTGGTTCTAAAACAGAGATGGTGCATCATGCCATTCATACTATTGGCAGGGAATTTACCGTTGCGGATATAGAGAAGAAATGTCCTGTTGTCAGCCGTGATATGATACGAACAGTGCTTAAAACTATGCGAAAAGATGGCGTAGTTGAGTGTGTCGGGCGAGGCCCTGGCGCATTATGGAACAAAAAGGGTAATACCTCTAAAAGAGGGTAATAATGAGGGTAATAACTAATTGAATCACATAGCAAATGCCATAAAAACCGTTTAAGCCTACGCCCGCCGCAGGCTGACAGTCTGAATATACTGGCAGAGCTGACGGATAAATTGAGCATGAAGAAACACACCCCTAACCCCTCTTTGAATGGGATGAAAGAAAGTCTTCTTTCGGGTGGTGTTTCAGGGGTGGATTCTTTCCTTCAACAAGAACTCGAAAAGGTAAAAGCCTGTTATCCTACGTGTACCGATTTTGAGAGAAATTTCCCTTCAATCTGTTTTGCGCTGGCAACCGGGGTGGGAAAGACCCGTTTAATGGGGGCGTTTATTGCGTATCTGTATCTTTCAAGGGGCATAAAGAACTATTTTGTCCTGGCGCCGAATATTACGATTTATCACAAGCTTATTGAGGACTTTTCCAACCCGCACTGTGCAAAATATGTCTTTCATGGAATCGGCGAGTTTGTCCATAAACAACCTCGTATTATTACAGGGGATAATTATAATGAAATCCGTCAGACAAAAATGTTTGTGTCCGATATTCGTATCAACATCTTTAATATCTCCAAGATAAATGCTGAAACAAAGGGTGGGAAACTCCCACGCATTAAGAGACTCTCAGAATACTTGGGTGATTCATATTTTAACTACCTTTCCAGCCTTGACGATCTTGTCCTGCTCATGGATGAGTCGCACCATTACCGGGCAGACAGGGGTATGCAGGTGATTAACGAATTAAATCCCATTCTCGGGTTGGAACTCACCGCTACCCCGCAAATAGAAAGAAGCGGTGGCGCGGTGAAATTTAAAAACGTCGTCTATGAATATTCACTGGCCAGGGCGCTTCAGGACGGATTTGTGAAAGAACCGGCAGTGGCAACACGCAGGGATTTTAATCCTTCTCAGTATTCCGCAGATGAACTGGACAGGATAAAACTGGAAGACGGCATGCGTATTCACGAAGACACAAAGGTAGCGCTGGATATCTATGCGCGGGACAATAAAGTAAACCCCGTAAAACCCTTTGTATTGGTCGTTGCGCAAAATACCGAGCATACAGGAAAATTACGGAAATTAATTGTTTCACCATCATTTTTTGATGGATATTATGCTGATAAGGTGATGGAAATCCACTCAAATCAGTCAGGGGGTGAAAAAGAAGAAAATAGAGAAAGATTAATTTCCCTGGAAGATCCGAACAACACCATTGAAATTGTTATTCACGTTAATATGCTGAAGGAAGGCTGGGATGTAACAAACCTGTATACCATTATTTCCCTGAGAACGGCAACTTCAATGACGTTACGGGAACAGAAAATATGCAACCGAACACACTGTTCAGCATGGGGGGAAACCATGGAAATATATCTTGGTTCCCCATAATGTAGTGCAGATAAATATGAGTTTTCATTATTTGGTAAAACAGTTTGAATATCAAATCTGATGCAAAAAACATTCACCCTGTGGTTTTTCTTTATCCTGTTTACGTGCACTGCACTGTTCCCGATTGTCTGGATGTTTGGCAATTCTGTTTATGAACAGGGGGCTTTTTCGTTTTCCTACTATCATGACACCTTTTTCACACAAAAATATGTCATGGTTATTGCCCGAAGTTTGATACTGGCTTCCGCAACAACCGTTTTTTCCGCTTTCGCAGGTATACCTGCAGGATTTTTTCTGGCAAAGACCGATTTTCCTTTAAAAACCTTTTTTAAGGTCTGTTTTTTTATTCCCCTCATCGTACCTTCCTACACGATTGGCATTGCGTGGACAAATATTCTGGGGAAAGCCGGATTTTTAAACCAGCTTCTTTCCCGCTACTTCTTTCTTGCCCCGCAGTCTATTTATGATTTTATTTACAGTGTCTATGGCGCAGCCTTTATCCTGTCCATAAACCTCTTTCCCCTGATCATGCTCATGACAGAGTATGCGCTGAAAAATGTGCCTTCACACCTGGAAGAATATGGACTGATTCAGGGCAGTTTTTTTCAGGTGCAGAAAGGAATTGTTTTTCCGTTGATTTTGCCCTCTATTTTTTCTGGTATGATGATTGTTTTTGTGCTGTCCCTTTCTGAATTTGGGGTGCCTTCACTTCTTCAACAGAATGTCCTTATCACCCAGATATTTACAGAATTCAGCGCATTTTATAATGAAAAAGCGGCGACGGCCATAGCACTACCCCTTATTATCATAACCACGGCTGTGTGTGTTTGTGAACGGTATATCATGCGCGGGAAATCCTATGAAATCATCGGGAAGGGCGCTTCACACTCCACCATAACCTATCACTTTCCCTGGTTGAAGGGTGCAGGATTTGTCTTTTTCACGCTGATTTTCCTGCTTTATATCGTGCTTCCCTTTTGTTCATTGTTTTTTGGCATACAAACATTTGCCGTATACCGTGACGCTTTTCCGATGGCGAAAAAGGGGGTCATAAACAGTGTTCTTTTCGGGTGTATCGGAGCTTCCGTTCTTACTGTCATCGGATTCTTTCTGGGGTATGCATCTGAAAAGACACGATGGAAAGGAAAACAGGAAATGGCTTCATTTATCTGGATATTCTTCGCTATTCCTGCAACAATTGTCGGTGTTGGACTTATTAAATTATGGAACAGGCCGGATGGATTCTTTCCCCTCATTTATGGGTCATTGTGGATCATTATCATGGGATATGTGATACGGTTTACTCCGCTTGCAAGCCGCATCATGGCAAATTTTTTCAGGAATATTCCACAATCCATGGAGGAAGCAGGCGTCATTACCGGAGCTTCGTGGTTCCGGACTATCAGCTCCATCATAGTGCCGTTACAGAAAAATGGCATCCTTGCCACATGGGTAATCATTTTTATATTCTGCATCGGCGAGCTGGGCACAACCATACTGGTATATCCACCCGGCCATGAAACCCTCCCGATAGCGCTGTTCACAGTTATGGCAAACAGCCCGGAAGATATTGTTTCGGCGCTGACGGTAATTTTAATCTTTATGACACTTCTGCCTGTGGGAATATTTTTCATGGCATCAAAATATTTTTTCTCGCGCAAAACCGCAAAATGAAAAGCCTCATTGTAAAAACGCTGTCAAAGTCTTTTGATAAAAAAGAAATCGTGAAAGGGATCTCCTTTGACGTTGAAAAGGGACAACTTCTGACACTTCTGGGTCCATCCGGATGCGGAAAAACAACTACCCTGCGATTAGTTGCAGGTATTGAGACACCGGATAACGGGGAAATTTTCATTGACAACAGACTGGCCAGTCGGGGCAGGAAGCTGTTTGTTTCGCAAAAAGAGCGGAATATCGGGATGGTATTTCAGGATCTGGCGCTCTGGCCCCATATGACCGTATATGAAAATATTGAATTCGGATTGAAGTCAAATGGTGTCAAGAGAGTTGAAAGACGGAGAAAAGTTGAGGAGGTATTACATATCGTCAATATGCAGAAATATTTCAGGGCATATCCTGCGAAAATTTCCGGTGGACAAAAACAACTTGTCGCGATTGCCCGTGCCATAGTGACAAAGCCAAAATTATTGCTTATGGATGAGCCATTATCAAACATCGACATAAAACTCCGGGAGGAAATACGACAGGAAATCAAACGTATTCAAAAGGAAACAAACATTACCGCAATATATGTAACCCATGACCAGGAAGACGCATTTCTGCTGTCACATAAAATTGCTATCATACATGATGGCAACATCGAACAAATAGGCAGTCCGGAAGAAATTTATCTTGCACCACAATCACTCTTCGTTGCACAATTTGTAGGAGAATCCAATATTATTGATGTACAGGTTACGGGAAAGGACAGAATACTAACCCCATGGGGAGAAATCACCCATCCAACGAACAACCGGACACACGGAGTTGCCAGGATCTTTTTCCGGCCTCGTCAGGTGAGAATTGAACAGGACGGCCCCTATGAAGGGGTAATAGTGAAGCGCGAT
Protein-coding sequences here:
- a CDS encoding DEAD/DEAH box helicase family protein produces the protein MKKHTPNPSLNGMKESLLSGGVSGVDSFLQQELEKVKACYPTCTDFERNFPSICFALATGVGKTRLMGAFIAYLYLSRGIKNYFVLAPNITIYHKLIEDFSNPHCAKYVFHGIGEFVHKQPRIITGDNYNEIRQTKMFVSDIRINIFNISKINAETKGGKLPRIKRLSEYLGDSYFNYLSSLDDLVLLMDESHHYRADRGMQVINELNPILGLELTATPQIERSGGAVKFKNVVYEYSLARALQDGFVKEPAVATRRDFNPSQYSADELDRIKLEDGMRIHEDTKVALDIYARDNKVNPVKPFVLVVAQNTEHTGKLRKLIVSPSFFDGYYADKVMEIHSNQSGGEKEENRERLISLEDPNNTIEIVIHVNMLKEGWDVTNLYTIISLRTATSMTLREQKICNRTHCSAWGETMEIYLGSP
- a CDS encoding iron ABC transporter permease — protein: MQKTFTLWFFFILFTCTALFPIVWMFGNSVYEQGAFSFSYYHDTFFTQKYVMVIARSLILASATTVFSAFAGIPAGFFLAKTDFPLKTFFKVCFFIPLIVPSYTIGIAWTNILGKAGFLNQLLSRYFFLAPQSIYDFIYSVYGAAFILSINLFPLIMLMTEYALKNVPSHLEEYGLIQGSFFQVQKGIVFPLILPSIFSGMMIVFVLSLSEFGVPSLLQQNVLITQIFTEFSAFYNEKAATAIALPLIIITTAVCVCERYIMRGKSYEIIGKGASHSTITYHFPWLKGAGFVFFTLIFLLYIVLPFCSLFFGIQTFAVYRDAFPMAKKGVINSVLFGCIGASVLTVIGFFLGYASEKTRWKGKQEMASFIWIFFAIPATIVGVGLIKLWNRPDGFFPLIYGSLWIIIMGYVIRFTPLASRIMANFFRNIPQSMEEAGVITGASWFRTISSIIVPLQKNGILATWVIIFIFCIGELGTTILVYPPGHETLPIALFTVMANSPEDIVSALTVILIFMTLLPVGIFFMASKYFFSRKTAK
- a CDS encoding ABC transporter ATP-binding protein — its product is MKSLIVKTLSKSFDKKEIVKGISFDVEKGQLLTLLGPSGCGKTTTLRLVAGIETPDNGEIFIDNRLASRGRKLFVSQKERNIGMVFQDLALWPHMTVYENIEFGLKSNGVKRVERRRKVEEVLHIVNMQKYFRAYPAKISGGQKQLVAIARAIVTKPKLLLMDEPLSNIDIKLREEIRQEIKRIQKETNITAIYVTHDQEDAFLLSHKIAIIHDGNIEQIGSPEEIYLAPQSLFVAQFVGESNIIDVQVTGKDRILTPWGEITHPTNNRTHGVARIFFRPRQVRIEQDGPYEGVIVKRDFLGEQYRYYVTTSGVELLLYDGNTYTAGKPVRFSIKSMNIIPF